In Henriciella litoralis, the genomic window CCGAAGAAGACATGGAAAAGCTGCACGCCCATATGGCCGAGGAACTTGCCGAACACGGCACGGCCATCGACCGCTATTACCACGCCCCCTGGCATGAAGAGGGCGAGATTGCCCGCTATCGAAAGCACAGCATCGACCGCAAGCCGGGGCCAGGCATGCTGCTGCAGGCGATGGCCGACTTCCCCGTCAATCGCGAGCAGAGCTTCCTGATCGGCGACAAGCAGACAGATATCGAAGCAGCCCACGCAGCGGGCGTCGGAGCTTTCCTTTTCAAGGGCGGTAATCTCGCGACCTTTGCCGAATGGGCGCTGGCAAGTTTTGAAGACGGGATGCGCGGATGAGTGTGGATGTACGGCCTTTAACGGCCAACGACGAGCAAGCTTGGCGTTCGCTCTGGCGCGGCTATCTCGACTTCTACGAAACCACGGTTTCTGAGGACGTGTATGCAGCGACCTTTCGGCGTCTGACTGATCCCGATACTGCTGACATGGCCGCACTTGTCGCCGAACAGGATGGCAAGGTCTGCGGCCTGGTCCATTACATCTTCCACCGCCATTGCTGGCGGGTCGAGGATGTCTGCTATCTTCAGGACCTGTTTGTGTCGCCTGATGTTCGCGGCGGCGGGGTTGGCCGCGCCCTCATACAGGCGGTCTATGACGCAGCGGACGCAAACGGCACGCCGTCGGTCTACTGGGCGACGCAGGAGTTCAACTATCGCGGGCGCATGCTCTATGATCAGGTCGCCACGCGGACACCGTTCATAAAGTACCAGCGCTGAAAGCGGCCCGGCATGAAACGTATCGGCATTATCGGCGGCATGAGCCCTGAAAGCACGGTGATCTATTATCGCCAGCTCAATGACGGCACGCGGCGCGCCTTAGGGCCGCTTGCGACAGCCGACTGCCTGATCGCCTCCCTGAATTTCGGCGAGATACAGGCCCTCCAGAAGGCCGGCGACTGGACGCGTGCGGGCGAGGTGCTTGCCGATGCCGCAAGCCGGCTTGAAGGGGCTGGCGCCGAGCTCATCATGCTGGCGACCAACACCATGCACAAATGCGCTGACGCAATCGAAGCGGCTGTGTCGGTGCCATTCCTGCACATTGCGGATGCAACCGGGCGGCGTCTGCAGGCGGATGGCCGAACGGCGCCGCTTCTCCTCGGTACGGCGTACACAATGGAGCAGGACTTCTACAAAAAGCGCCTTCTGGGCGCTTGCGGCATAGAAGTCATCGTTCCAGACGCCGAAGACCGGGCCTGTATCCACGCCATCATCTTCGACGAACTCGTCAACGGCATCGTGACCGAGGAAAGCCGCGAGGCCTATCTCGATGTGGTCTCACGCTATTCAGACCGAGGAGCTGACAGCGTCATCCTTGGCTGCACGGAAATCGGCATGCTGCTGGACAGCGGCAATTGCCCGCTGCCGGTGTTCGACACCGCCCTCATTCACTGCGATGTCGCCCTGGACCTCGCGGCCCTCAAAGAGGCTTGAGCGTTTTCCCGTTGAGGCCGCCCATCCGGCAGACCTCCATCCACTCGTCTTCTTTCACCGGCTGAACCGACAGTCTGAAGCTCGTGACAAGCGCCATATCTTCCAGCGCCTCATTTGCCTTCACCGCTTTTAGCGTCACCGGCTTAGGCATGTCGCAGACGGCCTTGATGTCGACGCAGTCCCAGCGCTCATCATCAGTAGTCTTGTCCTGCGCGCTTTCGGCGCAAATCTCGACGATGCCGACAACTTCGAGGCCTTTATTGGAGTGGTAGAAGAAGCCTTTATCGCCGACCTTCATGTCCCGCATGAAGTTGCGCGCCTGATAGTTGCGCACGCCGGTCCACTGGGTGCCCTTTTCGCCGGCTTCAGTCTGGTCGTCCCAGCCCCACTTGAACGGTTCGGACTTGAATAGCCAGTATGCCATTACGGCCTCCTCTCAATCTCATTCGAGAGGTGACATAGGGCGGTTTGCCGTGATTGCGAAAGGGGCGCGCGTGCGATTGCGATCAAACGCCGTCCGGGGCGTCGCCCCCGTCTGTTTCCTTCAGCCGTCCGCGCGCAGACTTGCGCCGGCCTTCCGCCGCGACGGGGGTGCCCGCATTTGCGAGCCCGGTGAGCGGCACGCCGTTGTAAACCGCCTCATAGGCTCCGGCCTTCACCAGATAGGTTTCGTGCCAGATGCCAACATCGCCGCTCGTCCCAACCTTGTTGTTGAAGGCCTTCCAGGCAGGAAGGTGCTCGGCCGTGCGGTCGGTGGCATAGGCGTGCAATTGCTCGAAGCTTCGCCAGTACTGGATCACCATCGTCCCCGGAAAGCCGAAGACGGTGCGGGCGTGGAGCAGCCCGAGCTCAGGCTGTTTGGCAAGTTCGATCAGCATGCGCGGCATGGCCATCATGACCGGCCACCATTTCCAGACTTTCCAGGCCCGGTTGACCCGCATCCCGATCAGAAAGACGACAAAGTCGCCCTCGATCTCTACGGTCATCCGCTTGTCGATCCGCTTTGCCATCCCCTACGCCCTCCCTTGTTGTGATTTCAGCCTGTAGCTGCCGATTGCAGGCAGGCCTCCCGGACAAGATGTTCCAGATCATCCCAGCCCTTATAGGCGCGCAGGGCCCGGTCGGTCCCGATCCACGCATCCTCGAAGGCCTCTCTGAGGTCATCGTCGCGCAGGATCGGCAGCAGCGGATCAAGGCAGACACGGATGGTGAAACAGACCGCCCCGGTTTCAGGCAGCTTACGGATCGTCTGGCGTTCGACACGCAGGTGCAAATCCTCTGGATCGGCACCGGATGCGTCCGGGCGCACTGGCGTATAGCGGGCATTGCCAGCCTGGACGGTCCAGTTGAACCGCTCCAGCACTTTACCCTCGCCAAGCCCGTCAAATATACGATTTATACGCCGCGCTAACTGCGGGTCACCGCCTGGGACAGGCCCATGTAGCCCGCCCAGCGTCAGACCGATTTGCTCTGACAATCGCCAATAAGTCGGCGCAGCCACGGCACCGGCCTCCAGCACCCATTCGCCATCTTCATCGCGTTCCAGCAGGCAGAGATCGTCCGACACCAGGGCCGCGGCCATGGCGAGCGGGTTTGTCCAGTCCTCGCAGGTGCGCAGGCCTGAGGCTTCGCCCACCATCGCAAGAAGCTCAAAGGCGGCGCGGCCATCAATATCGCCGAGGACGGTATCATCCGGCTGATTTTCCATCAGGATTTGTTTGGCGAGCAGCCATTCATCCGCTTCGCTATCCGGCATCAGCCACTGGCGTTCTGCAATCGGCCTCAGACCGGGGGCAACTCTGGGAGGCCCCAGCAGGAACGGCAGATACGGCGGCTGTCTATGAGGCACGGGCCGATCCCCAGCTCACAAAGCCTGCGAAGCGTGGCGTGTTGGGAAGATACATGGTCTGCGTATCGTCTAGCGTGAAGCCTGCTTCGCGCAGCATCGCTTCGGTATCGCGGGTCAGATGACACCCACCGACAAGCGGCTTCCAGACCGGTTCGATCCGCTTTTGCCACTTCGTCACATCCTCATCGGGGGCAAGGCCATGTTCAGAGAAAAGAATAATCCCGCCGGGCTTTAGCACGCGGCGGATTTCCGACAGCGTCGCCTGCCAGTCGGGGATCGTGCACAGCACGAAGGTCAGCACGACGGTATCGATGGAATTGTCTTCCAGCGGCACGGCTTCGGCGCCCGCCTTGATGATCTCGATACGATCTGCCCAGCCCAGCATGGAGGCTGCCTTGCGGGCCCGCTTGATCATGCCGGATGAAGGTTCCAGCGCGTACAGTCGCTCGACCTTCGACTGGTCATAATAACCAAAATTCGTGCCCGCCCCGCAGCCGACTTCCAGAATAGAGCCTGCCGCCTGAGGCACGACCTTGGCACGCTGTTTCATGATGGGCTTCGTGGCGCACGCGCAGGAGACGAGCGGCGGCACAACATATTTTCCCCACAGGCCCATCTTTCAATCTCCCGGTTGCATGAGCCGCTTGGTGGCCGGATTGGCTGGATCCAGAGTCAAACCAGTTTGAGTCAGCACTACTTTGTAAGACAAGCCGTCGCCCATTGGCGCGTACACTGCCGACCCAAATTGCTTGCCGTTCACGCCAAGTCGATCACCCTGCTCCTTGGCAAGTGCATAGACATCTAGTCCCGGATTTTCCGACAAAGCGAGCCCATTGCTGGTCGCGCTGGTGACAGACCCGGTCGTGTAACGCTGATTGTTTCGCCCCTCGACATATTCCAGGCGATAGACGCTGTCATAGCCGAGCATGTTGGCCATCGGCTCAAACGTGATGACCTGTGCGCCCATGGAAAATTCGTCGCCCCGCAGGACGCAGGGCTGGTCCACCTCACCCGGCACGAAGCAGTTGATATCGTCGCCCTCAGGCACGGCAATGGTGACGGCATAGGCATCCTCTTCGCCATCAACCGCCGCAAATGAGATCTCAGCAACCGGCTGCTCATAGGTGAGGCGCTTATAGGTCTGCAGGTTGAGGCCCGCGAAGGTGCCAATACCCGCAAGACCGAGAAAGCCGATCCCGAACAGGAAGCGGAGCCCGCCTGTCATCAGGTTCAGCTTCATCAACCGGCCCATTCCGGCAAAAGTGAGCAACAGCCCGACAATGCCGGCAGCGCCTGGAATGATCCACCACAACAGATCCATGCCGTATCTCCATCCCATCGCAGGGCTGCGACCCTGCTGTGTGGAACGAGTCTTAACTCACAGTGCCCGATTGCCAAACTGCTGATTGTGATACGGCCTGCTATCTCGCCAATCAGGTGCATTCACTTTGCAGCCCGGCGTGCTAGCTTGACCGGGAAATGCCCAATAAGGGGAGGCACACGATCCATGAAACTCGTCCGTCTATTGAGCGCTGGCGCAGCCGGCCTGGCCCTCATCTTACCTGCCGTCGCGCAGGACAATGACACCGATGATTCCAGGCGTTTCACCGCGGAACGTGTCTTCGACATCGAGTATGCAACGTCTCCTCAGATTTCGCCGGACGGGTCAAAGATCGTCTATGTCCGCCATTCGATGGACCGGATGAAGGATCAGGACCGGGGCGACCTCTGGATCATTGATGTGGACAGCGGCGAGCAACGCCCTCTGGTGACCGGCGGCGCATCTGCGAGCAGCCCTGTCTGGTCGCCCGATGGC contains:
- a CDS encoding D-glycero-alpha-D-manno-heptose-1,7-bisphosphate 7-phosphatase — its product is MTVMRPALFLDRDGVLNVDRGYVSRIEDFEWIEGAKECVATFKARGWFVFVVTNQSGIARGFYTEEDMEKLHAHMAEELAEHGTAIDRYYHAPWHEEGEIARYRKHSIDRKPGPGMLLQAMADFPVNREQSFLIGDKQTDIEAAHAAGVGAFLFKGGNLATFAEWALASFEDGMRG
- a CDS encoding GNAT family N-acetyltransferase; this translates as MSVDVRPLTANDEQAWRSLWRGYLDFYETTVSEDVYAATFRRLTDPDTADMAALVAEQDGKVCGLVHYIFHRHCWRVEDVCYLQDLFVSPDVRGGGVGRALIQAVYDAADANGTPSVYWATQEFNYRGRMLYDQVATRTPFIKYQR
- a CDS encoding aspartate/glutamate racemase family protein, whose protein sequence is MKRIGIIGGMSPESTVIYYRQLNDGTRRALGPLATADCLIASLNFGEIQALQKAGDWTRAGEVLADAASRLEGAGAELIMLATNTMHKCADAIEAAVSVPFLHIADATGRRLQADGRTAPLLLGTAYTMEQDFYKKRLLGACGIEVIVPDAEDRACIHAIIFDELVNGIVTEESREAYLDVVSRYSDRGADSVILGCTEIGMLLDSGNCPLPVFDTALIHCDVALDLAALKEA
- a CDS encoding EVE domain-containing protein, coding for MAYWLFKSEPFKWGWDDQTEAGEKGTQWTGVRNYQARNFMRDMKVGDKGFFYHSNKGLEVVGIVEICAESAQDKTTDDERWDCVDIKAVCDMPKPVTLKAVKANEALEDMALVTSFRLSVQPVKEDEWMEVCRMGGLNGKTLKPL
- a CDS encoding DUF4188 domain-containing protein — protein: MAKRIDKRMTVEIEGDFVVFLIGMRVNRAWKVWKWWPVMMAMPRMLIELAKQPELGLLHARTVFGFPGTMVIQYWRSFEQLHAYATDRTAEHLPAWKAFNNKVGTSGDVGIWHETYLVKAGAYEAVYNGVPLTGLANAGTPVAAEGRRKSARGRLKETDGGDAPDGV
- a CDS encoding heme-dependent oxidative N-demethylase family protein, encoding MPHRQPPYLPFLLGPPRVAPGLRPIAERQWLMPDSEADEWLLAKQILMENQPDDTVLGDIDGRAAFELLAMVGEASGLRTCEDWTNPLAMAAALVSDDLCLLERDEDGEWVLEAGAVAAPTYWRLSEQIGLTLGGLHGPVPGGDPQLARRINRIFDGLGEGKVLERFNWTVQAGNARYTPVRPDASGADPEDLHLRVERQTIRKLPETGAVCFTIRVCLDPLLPILRDDDLREAFEDAWIGTDRALRAYKGWDDLEHLVREACLQSAATG
- a CDS encoding class I SAM-dependent methyltransferase, which produces MGLWGKYVVPPLVSCACATKPIMKQRAKVVPQAAGSILEVGCGAGTNFGYYDQSKVERLYALEPSSGMIKRARKAASMLGWADRIEIIKAGAEAVPLEDNSIDTVVLTFVLCTIPDWQATLSEIRRVLKPGGIILFSEHGLAPDEDVTKWQKRIEPVWKPLVGGCHLTRDTEAMLREAGFTLDDTQTMYLPNTPRFAGFVSWGSARAS